A single region of the Xenopus laevis strain J_2021 chromosome 4L, Xenopus_laevis_v10.1, whole genome shotgun sequence genome encodes:
- the klhdc4.L gene encoding kelch domain containing 4 L homeolog isoform X1, translating to MTYCKRQLIVFGGFHESTRDYIYYNDVYTFNLDSFTWAKLSPSGTAPLPRSGCQMITNQDGSVVIYGGYSKQRVKKDVDKGTIHTDMFLLKQEGTDKWVWTRLNPSGVKPTPRTGFSGTLGPNNRSVMFGGVFDEEEEESIEGDFLNDIYMYDLGKNRWFAGQIKGPKTERKKRRRGNKQSETASPSENGEVGAQNPPGPIEVIKEIIAEDGTVMTIKQVISAPSALESEEEDSVEEEEEEGARSPAVEPCPRSNTMIAVKQGVLYAYGGMFEVGDRQFTLNDLYSLDLHKMEEWKVLVEIDPKAQEWLDESDSEDEEAEGVEGGGDEEEEEEEDSEESDEDSHPPVESQEKYPDYLARTEEYWIKLARTNMGPDAKEKKVLKVAQAMAKTFYELKD from the exons ATGACGTACTGCAAAAGGCAGCTGATTGTTTTTGGAGGATTTCATGAGAGCACAAG GGACTACATCTATTATAATGACGTGTACACCTTTAATCTTGACTCCTTCACATGGGCTAAACTTTCACCCTCTGGAACTGCTCCACTGCCTCGATCTGGATGTCAGATGATCACCAATCAGGATGGAAGTGTGGTCATTTATGGAGGATATTCTAAGCAG AGAGTCAAGAAGGATGTTGACAAAGGAACTATACACACAGACATGTTTCTGTTGAAGCAGGAAGGTACAG ATAAATGGGTCTGGACTCGATTAAATCCTTCTGGAGTAAAGCCCACCCCTAGGACTGGTTTCTCTGGGACTTTGGGACCTAATAACAGAAGTGTCATGTTTGGAGGTGTTTTtgatgaggaagaagaggaaagcATTGAAGGAGactttttaaatgacatttacaTGTATGATCTGGGGAAGAACCGTTGGTTTGCTGGTCAGATAAAG GGACcgaaaacagaaagaaagaaacgGCGGCGTGGAAATAAGCAATCTGAAACAGCATCACCATCAGAGAATGGGGAGGTTGGCGCACAAAACCCACCAGGGCCTATAGAAGTTATAAAAGAAATTATTGCAGAAGATGGGACAGTGATGACAATCAAACAAGTGATATCGGCCCCATCAGCTTTGGAGAGTGAAGAGGAGGACTCTgttgaggaagaagaagaagaaggagctaGAAGTCCAGCTGTGGAACCTTGTCCACGTTCCAATACCATGATAGCTGTCAAACAAGGGGTTCTTTATGCATATGGTGGGATGTTTGAAGTTGGTGACCGTCAATTTACACTAAATGACCTGTACAGTCTTGACTTACATAAAATGGAAGAGTGGAAGGTCCTAGTGGAAATAGATCCAA aagcacaagaatgGCTTGATGAGTCAGATTCTGAAGATGAAGAGGCTGAGGGTGTAGAAGGAGGAggagatgaggaggaggaggaggaggaagatagTGAGGAAAGTG ATGAAGATTCACACCCTCCAGTAGAGTCACAAGAGAAATATCCAGACTACTTGGCTCGGACTGAGGAATACTGGATTAAACTTGCTCGCACTAACATGGGCCCTGACGCAAAGGAAAAGAAAGTTCTAAAAGTTGCACAGGCTATGGCGAAGACATTTTATGAATTAAAGGACTAG